From the Hordeum vulgare subsp. vulgare chromosome 1H, MorexV3_pseudomolecules_assembly, whole genome shotgun sequence genome, the window ACGCCACACACTCACACCCCGGACACAAGACCACCCAGCAcccgccgcccgcccgcccgcccgccatGTCGTCcgccgcgccggcgccggcgccggaagAGCAGCCGCCGCGCCCGGTGCGCTTCGGCATCATGGGCTGCGCATCCATCGCGCGCAAGCTCGCGCGGGCGATGCTGCTGGCCgcgcccgccgccgccgtggcCGCGGTCGGCAGCCGCTCGGAGGCCAAGGCGCGGCTCTTCGCCGCCGACAACGGCCTCCCCGCGGACACTCGTCTTCACGGCTCCTACGAGGCGCTCCTCGACGACCCGGCCGTCGACGCCGTCTACCTGCCGCTCCCCACCAGCCTCCACGTGCAGtgggccaccgccgccgccgcgcggGGCAAGCACGTGCTCCTCGAGAAGCCCACCGCGCTCTGCGCCGCCGACCTCGACGCCATCCTCGCCGCCTGCGACGCCAGCGGCGTCCAGTTCATGGACTCCACCATgtggatgcaccacccccgcaccGCCAAGATGCGCGACCTCCTCCTCGCCGACGTCGGCGACGTCAGACTCGTGAGTTCCTCAACCTTAATTCCTTGAGATCATAATTGTGCTCTCCAACTATCTAGAGAAATATACTACTATTCGATTGTTGTTGTGGCCCATTGCATATGCATTTGTGTTCTAGTTCTAGCCGGCCTAGATGGAGACACATAACCCATAATTTGTGGATCTTGTCAGGTTGCTTTAGTATTCTAGTGCATCTGCTTAAGCCTCAAAAAGATTCTCTAGTGAACTCTGAACTAATTGCAGTTTGTCGTTGTATCCAGCCAGCAAGGTCTAGTTAATTGCCTCTTGGTGTTATGCTTGAACTCTCCTGCTGCTTGCTTTGTGAGATGACTTTGCACTATGTGAAATTATGGTCTGACTGACATAGTGGTTGAAGATAAAATGATTTAGTTCCAAAATCTCTGTGCGAGGGAGTATCACTTGGTGAGCAAAATTTCATTGCAAAGCACTAATCCCGTTTGTCTGTAGCTACATTATGTTTTCTTACACTTCCCTGCAACAATTCTTACTAAAAACCATATAAGTATGCGATCTGGTACAGAGAGCCAACACTTTGTTCACTACCGGAGCAAATGTTTGTTGATAATAATCAACACTTCACTGACAACATATGTCATGATAAAAAATTGGATGGATGCTCACATAACAAAGGAAAAGGACAAAATGACAGTGCGCAGAAACCAAAGAGAACTAGTacaaaagaagaagatgaaaatgTTATTAGGCAAGATAAAACAGCTACCTTTACATGATTACATCTAGTAATCGACAATTTTGGCGACGTCAGAGTTGTGAGTTTTCCAAACTGAATTTCTTGCAAAAACAATTTTGCTCTAATTCTCTAGAGAAATACTATTCAATTGTTGATGTGGTCCTTTCCATTTGTGTTCTTGCCGGCCTCGATGGAGACGCATAACCCATAATTTGTGGATCTTGTCAGGTTGCCTTAGTATTCTAGTGCATCTGCTTAAGCGTCAAAAGATTCCATACCAAGGGCTAATTAATTGCCTCTTGGTAGCAAAAAAACCTAGGTGGTATGCTTGAACTCTCTTTTTATTTTGATAGTCAACAAAGCTCATTTTCATGCATCATGCAGCATTACACGATCGTTCTGAATACACCTTAAAAGGAAGGCTAGAGTTGTGAAATGCCACACACTAGAATTACAACCATTAACATGATGCTAAGCACATAGGTCTGCCTCCCTTGGGGTGTAAGACAGATCAAACCCCTGGAAGGATAAAATGAGCTCGTCAATCTGACTGAgaatgcccatgatttctgacctCTGTTTCTTCCAAGACTTCCACATACTAACCAGTACTTGGCAATCAGTTTCAACATGGATCTGCTGCCACCCTTCTCTAGCTGCAATTGTTACCCCATCTCTGAAAGCAAGTGTTTCCGCTGTTGAGAGATTTTGAACATTTTCGTATCCCCTTCCAGCAGCAAGCACAAACTCACCATCAAACCTTCTTACAACTATCACTGAAGCAGCGCATCATGATactttagtatgcttgaaatctcTAGCTACTGAATTTGGTTTCTTAGTTAACTTTGCCTATTGGACAAGGCGAAATTTTGGTCCGACATAGTGGTGGAAGATAAGGGATTTAGTTCCAAAATGTGTGTGCTAGCGAATATCATTTGGTGAGCAAACTTACATTGCACAGTACTAATCTCGTTTGTCTATAGCTACATAATGTTCTTACACTTCCTTGCAACAATTCTTACTAAAACTATATGACTACGCGATCTGGTACGGAGAGCCAATTCATTGTTCACTACTCAAATGGTTATTGACAATGATCGACACTATACTGACAACATAAGTCACTACTCTGTTCACATAACAGAGGAAAAAGACAAATGTCAGTTTGCAGAAACCAAAGACATGAAAAGGAAAAGAGAAGATTCGACAGCTACCTTTATGTGATTACTTTGAGTTGCCAAATTGATAACGGTGAATGTGCAGCGAATCATATTGTGTTTCTGGCACTTGATACCATCATCATACTTGAGATATATGCTTTGTTCGATTGTTTCCTTTCCCTCAAACTATCTGTATGTTATTTTCTCGTCGAATCATATATATAAAATAGTCGATAAAGCTGTTATTAAGCACAGCATGCCATCTAGCTTTCGGATATCTTAGTTGCCCAATTATTGAGCACAGTGAGTTGAGTGACATTTTGTTACTAGCAGTTGGAACTACCAAAACACCTCAGACGAACCTGTCATCATGTACCTCAAACCAATTTGGTGAAGCCATTATAATAGTTTAATGATATCTACCCATCCTTGATTGGTTTACTTGAAGGGACAACGATGTCTTGTTTCTTGTTTCTTGGACTTCTCTCTTGATTGAGCTGTACATTTTGTTCATCCTCCGTCGTCCTCTAGAATTCCTTGAAAGTCCTTATCATGGCCACCAACTTACGATTGGCTAAAACAAATATTGAAGTGGCCTGGTATAAGCATAGTTCCACAATCACTGTTTGCACTCTCTAGCAGTGTGATGTTTCCTTTCTTGATATGAGTGTAACTTAACAACTGTTTGGTTCACTTAATTTGGGcacttccataaaccattttcttcttcttctgttgctTCAGATAAACAGTCTGTTCAGCTTCCGAGCAAACGAAGATTTCCTCCAGAATGACATCAGGGTAAAGCCAGACCTCGACGCCCTGGGCGCACTCGGCGATGCCGGGTGGTACTGCATCCGCGCGATCCTGTGGGCCGTCGACTACGAGCTCCCGAAGAACGTGATCGCGCTCCCTGACCCCGTCAAGAACCAAGCCGGCGTGCTCATCGCCTGTGGGGCGACGCTCTACTGGGCCGACGGGAAGATGGCCACCTTCCACTGCTCTTTCCTCACCAACCTCACCATGGACCTGACCGTGGTCGGCACGGACGGCACGCTCCACGTCACCGACTTCGTGATCCCGTACGAGGAGAAGTCCGGCCCGTTCAGCGTGGCGTCCAAATCAAACTTTGCCGAGCTCCACACCGGATGGGCTCCGCAGCCGAGCAAGCACGTTGTCATGACAGACCTGCCGCAGGAGGCCCTGATGGTCAAGGAGTTCTGCAGGCTGGTGCAGGGCATCAGAGACGCCGGCGCCAAGCCTGAGAACAAGTGGCCGGCCATCACCAGGAAGACGCAGGTTGTGATGGACGCCGTGAAGGCTTCCATTGACAATGGATTCAAATCGGTCGACGTCGCCAGCTGAATAAAACACATCACCGGTCATTCCGGTATTATGTTCTTCCAGAACATGGCGTAATTTGCTCAGACTGTACTTCTACGCGGCATGAAACTACTTATATATCGGAATAACTCAAATGATTCTCGTCGTGCCAAGGACGGCATTGCGGTTATCAAGTTAAAAATATCGGCATTGCAATTGTCAAGTTAAAATGTCGTATTACTGCGGATTTATTGTGTGTGATACCTGGGGAATATGGATGCTTTGCGTGATCCACGTACAAATGTGACTGTCCATCCTAACCCAGGTCAATGGAAGGGGAGGTTCAGGGTTCAGTTATGTGCTTTAAGCATTTCAGCTTTATGCTGCAACTGCAAGCTCGCAATGTGTTTTGACCTGCTCATCTGAAGTAAACCCTGTACTATGTGCTtcaccagaaaaaaaatcaacaatgtatatacAACTAGGAGAGCCGCACTTTGCCGCACTCGACTGTAAATATGACCTTCAAGTAATCAAACATATCAGCCAGCGCGTACCGCGGTTAGAAATGAACAGAAAATTCCAACAGAAATTGAAATTTTAAATGCAAGGCTTTCAAAAAAGATAACTTGAATGCAAGAGAAACGGTTGTAGGCCGGATACAACATTAGAGGAACACACGAAAACAGGGCCCGGCCTATGTGGCCGGCGAAAAAAAAAAGAGGTTGAAGCCAATGAAGTTCAAATTTCAACGATACTGGGCGTAGAAAAACAGACAATTCTTAGAGAAAATTTAGTACCGTCCAGCTGATCCAAAAggacaaaaaaaaattcctatgaaag encodes:
- the LOC123449864 gene encoding uncharacterized oxidoreductase At4g09670-like, with protein sequence MSSAAPAPAPEEQPPRPVRFGIMGCASIARKLARAMLLAAPAAAVAAVGSRSEAKARLFAADNGLPADTRLHGSYEALLDDPAVDAVYLPLPTSLHVQWATAAAARGKHVLLEKPTALCAADLDAILAACDASGVQFMDSTMWMHHPRTAKMRDLLLADVGDVRLINSLFSFRANEDFLQNDIRVKPDLDALGALGDAGWYCIRAILWAVDYELPKNVIALPDPVKNQAGVLIACGATLYWADGKMATFHCSFLTNLTMDLTVVGTDGTLHVTDFVIPYEEKSGPFSVASKSNFAELHTGWAPQPSKHVVMTDLPQEALMVKEFCRLVQGIRDAGAKPENKWPAITRKTQVVMDAVKASIDNGFKSVDVAS